The DNA window GGAGTTTCAGAAATTTTACCTTCAACAGAAACAAATGCTCATGCCTTGCTGAAGGAACCTGAACCTCCGGTTAATATCGACAAGGGCCTTTATCTGTTTTTTAGTTTTGCGAATATTGTATTCCTGCTGGTTAGTTTGAATTTAATATTTATCAAATCAATCAATGGTCATAGAATACGAAAAGAGAGGATTGGCAAAGAGTTATACGATCAATTGGGTAACAGGGATAGCCTATTAAATTATTACAAAGTCTGGAGAGAAAAGAATAGTAATCCGAAGACAGTCGTTCTTATTGCCGGCTCAGGGGGAGGTTCCCGCGCAGGATACTGGACAGGAATAAACCTTGATCACATTTATGCTACTCTTGGAGATACAGCCAAGATATTTGCTATTTCTACCATTTCGGGCAGTACTTCCGGAGCGAATATGTTTTTAACCCGTCTGGTTGCTGATCCGAAAAGTTTATCGGTGCAAGAGAGAAAATCATTTTGGGATAACATTTATTCACGCAACTATTTAAGTGGTGGAATCTGGGGGGTATTGCTTGGAGACGGAATAGGAGGCTTTTCAAAGGGCAAGACAGATTATGACAAGGACAGAAATTATTATCACGAGCAGGGTGAGCTCAGTGCAATACAATCTTGCTTTCCACCCAATGATCAGAATCAGATAAGAAATCTGATGGTGGGCGATTATATGTCCAAATGGTCTGATACCACCATGAAATTTAGAATTCCATTGCATTTTGTCAACTCCGCAACTACCCAGGCAGGCAAGAGAGTGCTTGTTTCTCCTGTGGTAGTGGACAGCACCCTGCATCCGGATGTAGTAGATCTGTACAAGGAATTCAGGATGAACACCCAAACTAGTTGCAATCAATTTTCTTTGCCTATGTCCACTGCCGTTAAGATCAGCCAATCCTTTCCAGTGGTGAGTTCTTACTATTATTTGAAGGGAGTTGGAAATCTTATAGATGGTGGATTGTACGAGAGTTCGGGATGCAATACTCTATACGAAGTATATACAAAATTGCGAGAAATTGAGAAGGACACCAGTGTGCATTTTAAGATCATAGTTATTTTAAATGGGGATAGCGATAAATGCAATACTGAACCAGTCAACAGTTTGTTTTTAAATACACTTGGATCTGCCAGTACGACACCATTTTCAGGACATTCAGTCTATTGGCAAGAAAAAATGAAAACTGTTGATGGCAAAAATAATACAGCTGTAAAATTTGTAGAGTTGAAAGACAGTCTGGGTAATTGGAAGGAATTTCCATTGGGAGTGATGTACAGCCAACAATCCTTGAATCAAATTTGGGAATATTATAAAGGTAAATGATATGAAAAAAAAATTATTTGTAATAGCTTTCTTATTATTTCTTGGATCTAAAAATTACATGGATCGTAATTTTGCCCTGGAGAATCTTGGATTTTCAGAAGAAAATTTCAGTAAAATGTTTCAAGATTCTTCCGGTCTTGCTGCGTTTTACTCAGATACCCTTCGTTATAAATGTGAAGTATTGAATTGTACAAATTCGGAAACCTATACTGTACAAAAATTTAAGGAAAGCATGCTTCGATATTACAAGGCGGATTATGTATTTGCATTTTCTTACACGGCTATGTTTATCCTTATTTCACTTAGTTTGTCCTACCACAGGAGATGGAACAAGAGAACATTATATTTTTTTGTTGGGAGTGCCATTTTATTGTTTATAGCCGATGTATCGGAGAATACCATGATGATTGAATTCATTAATTCGAACTATGCAAATTACAATCACCTTATTCCATGGGTTAATGGATTGAAGACTGTACTTTTTGCTGTTTTGTGCTTGTGCCTGTTCTTCTTAAGGATACCATTTTTAGTAGGAAGGTTAAGGTCCTGGATGCAGGAAGACAAATAATTGGTATAAAATGTAAACATGAAAAAGATCTTTATTTTCTTATCAGCTTGGTTTTTAAGTATTGTTTCACACGCACAGGGATTTAGTTTTGATTTTATAAATCCGATGGAATTTAGGTCGCAGGATGAAATCAAACGAGGAGATAATTATATAATTAAAGTCAGGAATGTAAACCGGTATTTCTATCAAATTGATTGTACAGAGAGATCAAGTGATTACCATGCTGCACAACCCATTCCACTGCCAACTTTAATCATTTTACCTGAATCTTTTCCGAGCAGATTATTCGTGCCGGGGTTAAATTGCCCTGAGCAAATAGATACATTTAATCAATTGGTCAGGGAATTGAAAGGTTTAAAGATAGTTTACGAAAGTTTGGTTTCAGATTACACCAATCCGGACATTGGTATAATTGAATCAAAGGCATTGCCGCAAGCACAAAAATGTGAGCAATTAAGAGCAAAATTCAATAGTCTGGATAGCGTATGTGTTGGATCCTTAAATTATCTAAAGGTGGAATCCCTGTTGAAGGAATACCTGATATTGTTTAAAAATATCCGCTCGGTTTTTGAATTTTCTTATAAAGTAAAAAATACCAACCACGACCGGATAAAAGTGGAATTGAAATTTACACCGGAGAATCGGCTAAACAATAATGATCTTACTTTTAGTGATCCCAGAACTATGGAAACCAGATTGTATGCCAAGCATGGTTTTACCTTTTCATTGAGTGCAGGATTGTATGGGACCACGCTTAATTCAAAGGAATTTTATTGGACTGAAGGCCTGCAACATGATACTATAAATTTGGTGAATGGCATTCAAAAAAGTTATTATAAAATTGGCGAAAGAAAGAGCAAGGGGATTTCTCCTGGGGTGGCTTCGCTGGGTCACTTTAATTATATGTTGACCCCAGGATTTAGTATTGGATTGGGGCTGGGATTTGGGGTGAGTTATACAGATCGCATTTATCCGGATTTTCTTTATGGGTTGAGCTTTGGTTTTTTGAATGACACGAGGTTGATGCTGACCTTAGGAGGAGTACTTGGATACCGGACCAGTGGAATTGTTCCAACCTTGAATGCATCCAACACTTATTCCTATGAAGTCAAAAACAATTATGATTTATCCAAAAAGGATCAATTGATCAGGGATTGGATGCATCGGTTTGGTACAGTATCCGTGACATTTCAGCTGCTGGATTAAGAAAATATTACCTCCATGAAAAGTTTGTATTACTTATTGTAGATAATTTATTTGGGCATCAGAAAATTCAGAGACAGTTGGTGATTAGGTAAAGTTTGCGGATTATATTTAAAGTAAAATTGAGTTTGTATGTTAGAAGATTTGAAAAAATTTACGGAGGTATTCTCATGGGAAGTTGTGGTGCTAATTCTTGCAGTAAGCTTTAGGAAGCAATTTGCAGGAGTCATTGAAATTTTAAAGACCAGGATGAGCACAGCAGATAACATTGAAATCACAAAAGATGGAATAAAGATCAAGCAACAGCTGCAACAACTGGAAGATGTGGTTACCGGGGCCATTAATTCAGGGCAGTTGGGTTTGCCTCCAAAAGCTACCCGAACAGAGGTCAATTCCGAGTCCCAGGTAGATATTGATTCTGATCCTCTAAAGAAAAGTTGGGAGGGAAATTTGAAAGACAGAAACAGAAATATTTTCGCAGAGGTTCATCCGCTAGAAGGTACTAACTATTACCAACTGAGAATAGTAGTCCGTAGTACGGATCCGATCAGAGATCCGCTTAGAGGAAAAGTAAAGTTTCATCTTCACCCAAGTTTTCCAAATCCTCATCCTGAGATAGAAGTAAAGGATGGAGAGGCTGTATTGAGTTTAATTTCATATGGATCGTTTACGCTGGGAGCGGAAACAGAGGATGGGGCTAAATTAAAAATTGACCTGGCACAAGATGTGCCCGGTGTTTCAGAACAATTTAAAAACGCATAGTTATGGATTTGAATATGGTCATTTGTCCGACTACACTTTTTTGGTATGTATTTTTTTCAATTCTTTCTACCCTGATAGGCGCTTATGGGGCACTTTATATTGAAATTGCAAAGGAACCAAAAACCGAAACAGTAGGATTATTAGAAAAAGATTTATTGAGTGAGTGGCGCAAGAGATTAGTATTAGCCTTCATTGCATCGCTGGCGACGCCCTTGTTTTTGTATATATCAGAAGAGAAAGGTGTATTGGAGAGTTTATCCACTTTAAAGATTGGAATGTTGGTTTATTTTGGCTATTCCTTATTGCTGGCCACCTTTGCGGAGCAGATACTCAAGCTACTTTTTGAGATAATTAAGAAGACGGGTACTGCAGTAGAAAGTCTGATGGGAAAACCTAACTAAAGTTATATGGTGGGTGTGGAAAAGATGGGTGAATTTTGTGCATAGATTTTTTATTATGAATAGAATATTTTTGTTACCGATTTTAATGATGGCCTTTGCGAAAGATTCAAAGTGTCAATATTATGTCCCTTTTGAAGCTGATAATTTGAAGAAGGAAGCTATTGCAGGGTCGAATGACAGTGTGCTAATTCATCTCAGGTTGGCTGGAGCAATCAGAGAGTCTGCCAATCTTAAAGAACTAAATGATGAAAATTTAAATGGTTCTGTGATGGTTACCTTCGAAAAGCCGAATAAATATTTATTTTCATTAGGTTATACTCTTAATAAAACCAAGGATAACAATATTCTTTCTAACAGGCACTACTATAATTCGATTATTTTACCTGATTATGGCGGACAGTCATTTTCATTGGATTTTATAAAGCTATGGGAGAATAAATGGGGAGTGAATTTTAATTTTGCCATTGGAAACGATACATGGGTATTTGATACCACTCGCATTGCAGCTAGTCCTTTTCATTTTAAATTGCAATTTTTATATCATCCATTTTCTGCTTATAAGCTGCAGGGAGATAATCGATTCAATCTGAGATTTAATTTTGGGATATCTTATAGAGGAATTACCAACGAAATTGTAGATTATAATGATTTTCTCTCCTCGAAATTTGGTTTGACAAAAAATAAATTTTTTGGATTGGAGGGAAGTGTTAATTTTACTTTTAACAATTTAACTTTATTTTTTAATCCAACTTATTTTCCAGTGTCCAATAAGATTGTTGATTTTCCTAATAATGGAATATTTCTTATAGGGGCAATCGTTACCGGAGAGGCTTTGAAATTCAAATTGATAAAGTAATTATTCATCCATTAACTAAAAATTTATTTATGGGAAAGTATTTGGCAAATAGATTTGAGAGATATGAAATATTAGAAGATACTTCGTTGTCAACAAATCCTAGTGATTGGAATCATCATTTAACATTACAGCAGGACATGAGGGCCGTACTTGCAGCTAAACCTGGACAAACTCCAAGTACATCAGGAAGGTGGTATCTTGCAAAATGTAAATCCATTACTGACAATGATTCACAGTTGTTAATTGGATTTTGGTATTCTGTATTTGTAGCATTGAATGGTCAGGATCCTAAAATAGGCAATGATAATTTAGTTGCAGCTCCTTGTCCTCCGTTTTGTGGGAATGATCAAGTTGATTAAATCGGGCTAATTAATTCTGCATTAATTTTGGATAGTTGGGAATCGTCTAAATTTAATTTTATATTTCAGTCAATTGTTAAATTGATTGGAAATACTAAATTTTTTGAGGAGGCATCTAGTTCAAGCTTTTTCGATACAGGTGAGCTTAGTGAAGATTTAAAGAGGAAATTGATAGGTAAATTTAATTTAATATCTGATTTTTTTTTGAAAATTTTAGAGACAGGAAATGAGGATACCTTAAGAGAAGAAATTATTCTGTTTTCTAATGAAATTAATTCTTTAGAAGAATTTAGAAATTTTAATTTAAAGAGTTTAGAATTTCAGGTTGTCATTAATTACTATTTGGTAATTTGTTTTATTTATTTAGGTGACTATAGAAAAGCAAAACAACATTTTAGAAATGTAATTAGACTATTGGAAACAAAAAATGGTAATTCCATTTCGAGATCTAAAATTCGAAAGTTTGCAAATTTTATAAGGAAAAATGAAGAGAGAGTGTATCAACCCATTACGATACAGATAGTTATAGTATTCAGTGGGACTGATCAATCTATAGAACTTGATGAAATTGCCAATTTGAAAAGTTGTTTGGAAAAAATTCAAAATGATTCAATTGTAATAAAGTTTGTTGATGCTATCAAGTATAGTAATTTTCATGAGCTTGTGTTGGAACTTAAAAATCCAATAGATCATTTAATATTCATTGGACATGGAAATTCTACAGAGGGATTTAATTTAAGAATTTCGAAACAATTTACACCCTATAGGATTGGACTTGAACAACTAAGAAATGAAATTTTTCCCATTAGTGAAATAACCGATTTATTTATGTTGCTTTGTTGTAATGGCAGTTATTATTTTGCAAACGAAAAAGCAGGAAGAAGGGTAATAACTAACGAAAATGGAATAAGTTACTTTGTTGTAAAGAATTACCTTTGTGGGTTTTATGCTATTTATAAAAAACATTTGGGTGTAGCAAATTCCCATCGGATGGGATTAGCGATGCAGTTATTATTTAATGATAATTACAAGAATTTAAAAGTTAATTATATACAAGAATGAAATTGAAGTATTATATTTCATGTCATTTAATACTTTTATTTGGTGTTCTATCTTGTACATTAATTCAAAGTCAAAATCAAAATACCAATGTTTATTTTAGACAACTTAACACAAAACGTGTAATTTATTCAAGTTTAAATGGTTCTGTGATAATCAACTCTCATTTTAAGGATCTTCTAATGAGAATTGAATGGAAGCAATCCGACAAAAATGTGCAAAGTAATTATTATGAAGATGAATTAAATCGCGTCTGGTTTTCCACCTACCAGGCTCTGCATGTTTACATACCGGAGCTGGATGATTTTGAATATGAGCAAGTGACATCAAGTAACGGAGATACCATTAAAAGTGATTACAAGGTAATTGCAATGGATGGGGTGGATTTGTATTTCAAGGCAGGTGATGAGTTTTTTATGTACGATGTTTGTTTGAGGCAGGTGATTAGGAAATGGTCAGTTCCTGTAAGGGATAGTCATGATGCCATTTTACAAAATGTAGAGCAGGGTAAACGATTGTATTATTCTAATGCAGACACCTTGTATTGGATGGATTTAAATTCGGGTGATGGTAAAATTAAGTATGCACCCCTTGAAACCAGAGTGGGATTTATTTTAGGAAGTAGTGATTCGACTATTTATTTAGGGATGAATGAAGGAGAACTCATTCAATGGAATACAAAATTGAATCTAAAAGTTGCGGAAAGAAAAATATCCAATCAAGGTTTAGCTGGGATGTGTTGGTGGGGAGATCATCAGATCATTATTTCAGACAGGGATCAATTGATTTACTATGATGTTTTACTGGACAGCATCGTGAACAAGCATTATGTGTATGGTCCTGTAAATAAAGAAAAGGCTTTGGAAAATTTGCTCTTACCTTATGTTGACCCCGATTCCATTCTTTGGATTGGTTCCGATGGGTATGGGGTGGTTTCTCAAAGTCTTAAACTCAGGAAATTTAAATGGATCAATCGTGGAAATGAACGATTTAACGTAGTTGGAATTTTTGATCATGGGATGGATGAAATTTTATCTGTCAGCAGAAATGCGGAAGTAGGCATTTATTCTTTGCAAGCTGAATCATGGAAATCTTATTCAAGACCGAAGGATCCTGCGTTGACATCCAGCTTTATTAAAGCTTCGCTGGCCTTGTCAAAAGATCGGATACTCATGGCCGATTGGGATTATTTAATTTCGTTTGATGTTGAGACAAAAAAATATCTTAGACTGACTTGTTCTTCCGATCAAAGCTTGAATGGATTACTTGTTTTAAAATACGGTCCTGGCAATAGAATATTTACCCTTGCTTCCAATGTAGGTTTGGTCGAATTATTTATTAATGGTTCAAAGTATTCCTGGAAGCCGGTGGATGGTATAACAATGGGTTCTAAGCCATTTACCTATTTTGATCTAGACAGTTTCGGAAATATTTATCTGGGTAATAATGATGAATCTATTTTATTTTATAAATACAATGGGACCGGGAAGTACAGTTTGCAACATGAGTTTCCCATTCCCGGAGGGGTGAAAGATGTGGTGGAATCTACTCAGGAAGGACATATTTGGCTAGTGAATGATCAGGGACTTTATGATTTAAATATTAGAAATTATTTATTTACTCCTTTACAAGATCAAAGCAAATCCTTGCATCAGGTACTTTATTGTGTGGTGCCGGATACCGCCGGATATTTATGGATGAGTAGTAATTCAGGAATTTTGAGATTTTCTCTTTTAGATAGCAGTTTGCATTATTTTAAAGAAAAGGATGGCCTACAAAATTATGAATTCAACTCTTTTGCTTATTTGACATCTTCTTCCGGATTTTATTTTATGGGAGGGATCGATGGAATAAATTATTTTAATCCATATGAACTTAAACTATCCGGCAAAAAAGCGCCAATTGATATTTACAGTTTTAAGATTAATGACGAGGAAACAAAGAAGTACGGTGCTTCCAATGTTTTGCAGAAGCTGCAATTGCCGTATTCAGAGAATACAGTTTCTTTTGAGTTTTTGGCCATTGATTATGATGATCCTCAAGCCACACGTGTCAAGTACAAAATGGATGGAGTGGATGATGATTTTATTTTGGCAACCGATGTGAAAGGATTTGCAAGGTATGCGAATTTGAAGCCGGGACCATACAAGTTTCAAATTATAGGCAGTAATGCGGATCAGGTTTGGAATACTGAGGCAAGGGTGATAGAACTTGAAATAGTTCCTCCTTTTTGGATGACCTGGTGGTTTAGGTATGGAATGATTTTTATTATTTTGGGGATCAGCTTTTTGTTGATCCGGTTTTACTATCAAAGGCAAATAGAGAAGAGGGATCAAATATTACGCGAGCAAAGACTGATTATTGAAAAGCAGGAGGCCGTCGAAAATGAGCGCAACCGAATTGCATCAGAGATGCATGATGATTTGGGATCAGGATTAACGACGATCAGGTATCTTTCAGACCGCGCTTTACGCAATGTGTCCAATCAAGAGGAGCAATCGCACATCAAAAAAATTGCCGACCAAAGCAATTCCCTGGTTCGCAACATGAGTGAAATCATCTGGGCCATGAACAGCAGATTTGATACTTTGGAAAATCTCATGGCTTATGTACGAAGATATGCTTCAGAGTATCTGGAGGAATACAAGATCATTCTTAAATGGGAACAAGAACTTGAGGAGGGTGATCGAAAATTGAGTGGAGAAAAGAGAAGGAATGTATTTCTCACCATCAAGGAAGCCTTGCACAACGTAGTAAAACATTCGGCGGCCACCAACCTCAAGATTTCAGTAAAGGTTGATTTCAATCAGGTAATGATTACCATACAGGATGATGGTCACGGTTTTAATATAGAATTGGCAAAAGATCATGGAAATGGTTTGTACAATATGCAAAAGAGAATGAAGCAAATAGGAGGCGATTGTCAATTCTCTTCTTCTGATAAAGGAACCAGACTGATCATTCTATTTCATCCAGACCCTGACAGAACCTAATATTCTCCAATATATCTAACTAAGGTTATATGGTTTAGGTAAATCATTCAGCCGACTTTTGTAATTAAAATATTTTAAACATATGAAATATACAACAGTGTATCTGGATGGTAAATGCATTGAAGTTTACAACACTTTGCTTGGAAAGGAAATCATCAAAGTAGATCAGCAGATAGTGAGTGAACAATACAGCATTTTTGGTGGAAATCATACATTTGAAATTGATGGAGTTCCGTATGAAATGAGTTTTCATTTTACCATACATGGAATCGCTTTTGATATAATCAGGAATGGTAAGCCGATTGTGGAATCAAATAGAGGAGGATGTTTTGCAATTATGGGTTTGATTGTAATCAGTGTGCTGGTATTTAAACTTATCTTTGGTTAAGCAAAGCACAGTAAATAATACCATAATAAAATGAAATTAGCCATTTTAGAGGATTTGCGGGAAGTAGCAGAAATGTTGAAAGAGGTATTTTCTGAACAAGAAGATATGTCTTGCAAGCAGGTATATTTTAATGCCGAAGATGCCATGCAGTTTTTGACAAAGAATCCGGTGGACATACTCATCGTGGATATTGGATTGCCGAAGGCGAGTGGGATTGACGCCATAAATTATTTGAGTCAGTATTGTCCGGGGATGCAGTTTTGTATGTTTACAGTTTATGAAGATGACGAGAAAATATTTCGATCACTTCAGGCAGGGGCGAAGGGTTACATTTTGAAGGGTTCGGCTCCTGAGAAAATAATAGATGCTGTGAGGGAATTGTACAAAGGTGGTTCTCCCATGAGTCCGAGTATCGCAAGAAGAATACTGGATGTTTTTCAAAAATTACCGGTTGCACCGGCTCCGCAGAATCTACCAATCACACCCAGGGAAAAACAATTGCTGGAACATCTTGCCAAAGGATTGTTGTACAAGGAAATTGCTGACTTAATGGGCATCACAACCGGAACGGTCAAGCAACACATCCACAAGATCTATGAAAAGTTGCAGGTAAGCAACCGGACAGAGGCCATTAATAAATTGAATCAACGATAATATTTATTTTATGAAAAATTTGATGAGACAATTCTTTGTTTTAGTAAGCTTGAGCTATATGACATTGTTCTGCCATTCCATGCACGGTCAGGAAATATTTTGGCAGAAACGATATGGTGGCTCAGATTTAGACAATGTGAATAGTGTAATACCAACTAGGGATAAAGGATATTTGATATTATCCTATTCAAGTTCCGGCATTTCCGGAGACAAGACAGAACCATGCTTTGGCGAATATGACATTTGGTTGTTAAAATTTAATCGCCATGATACACTGGAGTGGCAGAAAACAATTGGCGGGAATAAAGCAGATAGTCCCGTTGGCGCATTCCAAATGGAGGATGATGGATATTTGATATTGGCAAATTCTTCCTCCGGAATTTCCGGTAATAAAACGGTTGCAAGTAAAGGTGGTGATGATTATTGGTTGATTAAGTTGGATCGATTGGGTAAAATTGAATGGCAGAAATCTATTGGTGCGGACAGTACTGATTCTCCTTCTGTTTTTATCCAAACTGTTGATGGAAATTTTATTGCTTGCGGTTCAAGTTATTCCGGCATTTCGGGAGACAAAACAGAGAAGTCCAGGGGAAGAGTTGACTTGTGGTTGGTTAAAATAGATAAAAATGCAAACATCATTTGGGACAAGACTGTTGGTGGAAATCATGATGATGTCTGTAGTGGTGGATTTGCTTTGTCGGATAGTTCCTTCACAATCTCTGCCACCTCTATTTCCAAAGTCAATGGGGACAAAACAGTGCCACTCATTGGAAACGATGACATTTGGGTTTTGAATATTAATTCTTATGGGAAGATTATATATCAAAAGGCCTTGGGCACTGCAATTGCAGACAATGGGGCCCGTGCAATGGTGGAAGTGGGAGATGACATTTGGGTATCTGGAAATATCGGGAACAATTCCGGTGCAAAACCACAGTTTGATCCTGCCATTTATTTATTGGATCGAAAGGGCACTTTAAAGGATTCTTTTATTTTTGAAGCGGATAAGGATGATGCTATTTCAAGGATTTCGTCTACTTATAATGGCGGATTTTTTTCATCTGTAGTGAGCAAATCCGGTATAAGTGGAATCAAGTCAGATACTTCCAGGGGCGGACGAGATTTATGGTTGGTCAGATTGGATAAA is part of the Candidatus Vicinibacter affinis genome and encodes:
- a CDS encoding response regulator transcription factor; translated protein: MKLAILEDLREVAEMLKEVFSEQEDMSCKQVYFNAEDAMQFLTKNPVDILIVDIGLPKASGIDAINYLSQYCPGMQFCMFTVYEDDEKIFRSLQAGAKGYILKGSAPEKIIDAVRELYKGGSPMSPSIARRILDVFQKLPVAPAPQNLPITPREKQLLEHLAKGLLYKEIADLMGITTGTVKQHIHKIYEKLQVSNRTEAINKLNQR